A window of Planctomycetota bacterium contains these coding sequences:
- a CDS encoding sigma-70 family RNA polymerase sigma factor — MGISCKCEVLRVNGQPGLGTSQISLSTPVKIHNRPAVRRVEPARIDRKPVGIVMAEEHFMQQFTQHQRTLYSFIRSLCPRPQDADEVFSQTSMALWRKNADYEPGTNFLAWACRMAEFEVLNFFRSRRRDRLVFDEALVSLLATETVQLLAHADQRVAALRSCLDQLPENHRRMIETRYESDASVAQVAESFGRSAASFSVTLHKIRKQLLACIAGRLTQENSS, encoded by the coding sequence ATGGGTATCTCCTGTAAGTGCGAAGTGTTACGGGTCAACGGGCAACCGGGCCTCGGAACCTCGCAAATAAGTCTATCGACGCCCGTTAAGATTCACAACCGACCGGCTGTTAGAAGAGTGGAACCTGCGCGGATCGATCGCAAGCCCGTCGGGATCGTCATGGCTGAAGAACATTTCATGCAGCAGTTCACGCAGCACCAGCGGACGCTCTACAGCTTCATCCGCTCGCTGTGCCCCCGCCCGCAGGATGCGGACGAGGTGTTTTCGCAGACGTCGATGGCCCTGTGGCGCAAGAACGCCGACTATGAGCCGGGCACGAATTTTCTGGCGTGGGCCTGCCGCATGGCGGAGTTCGAGGTGCTCAATTTCTTCCGCAGCCGCCGGCGCGATCGGCTCGTCTTCGACGAAGCGCTCGTCAGTTTGCTCGCCACGGAAACCGTCCAACTGCTTGCCCATGCCGACCAGCGCGTCGCCGCCCTGCGCTCGTGTCTGGATCAGCTTCCCGAAAATCACCGCCGCATGATCGAGACGCGCTACGAATCGGATGCGAGCGTCGCGCAGGTCGCCGAATCCTTCGGCCGCTCCGCCGCCTCGTTCTCCGTCACGCTCCACAAAATCCGCAAACAACTCCTGGCCTGCATCGCCGGCCGGCTCACGCAGGAGAACTCCTCGTGA
- a CDS encoding prepilin-type N-terminal cleavage/methylation domain-containing protein — translation MRRRGFTLIELLVVVAIITVLIAILLPAMRRAREAAMNVVCMSNLKQHGTAMVSYALQNRMWFYWRIDGVAARQAYLVRQLSSAGVFDITPVVEQYLPPSDVYACPFTVRVSGQSWKDQYPGPIYGHQFWTYELYVNFSSSSKTYYMPDGTPTTWSKVVPSTLAETGKAGRPLMGDQVTQSPNGVNTWWNQHNTDYASGETPASELCGNYVYRDLSVSYYHHSDGFVTLFKVVPSGDDRRWRPRY, via the coding sequence ATGCGACGACGCGGTTTCACCTTGATTGAACTGCTCGTGGTCGTCGCGATCATCACCGTGCTGATCGCGATCCTCCTGCCCGCCATGCGCCGCGCGAGGGAGGCCGCCATGAATGTCGTTTGCATGAGCAATCTCAAGCAGCACGGCACGGCCATGGTCAGCTACGCCTTGCAAAACCGGATGTGGTTTTACTGGCGCATCGACGGGGTCGCCGCCAGGCAGGCCTATCTCGTGCGGCAGTTGAGCAGTGCGGGCGTGTTCGACATCACCCCCGTCGTCGAGCAGTACCTGCCGCCCTCCGATGTCTACGCCTGTCCGTTCACGGTGCGGGTCAGCGGACAGTCATGGAAAGACCAATATCCCGGGCCGATTTACGGGCACCAGTTCTGGACCTACGAGTTGTACGTCAATTTCTCATCGAGCAGCAAGACTTACTACATGCCGGACGGAACTCCCACGACCTGGTCCAAAGTCGTGCCAAGCACATTGGCCGAGACCGGCAAGGCGGGACGCCCGCTCATGGGCGATCAGGTCACGCAATCGCCCAATGGCGTCAATACGTGGTGGAACCAGCACAATACGGACTACGCTTCGGGTGAGACGCCCGCCAGCGAACTCTGCGGCAACTACGTCTACAGAGACCTGAGCGTGTCGTACTACCACCACAGCGACGGGTTCGTCACGCTTTTCAAGGTCGTTCCCAGCGGAGACGATCGGCGGTGGCGACCGAGGTATTGA
- a CDS encoding biotin--[acetyl-CoA-carboxylase] ligase — protein MKTQTMCDVKLLARLLEATRAVPVDALGANPAAIESLRTGGCEIDVHPHEGVRLIRTGLGCWVDYIEGRHADRLGRRLFVYRATTSTQDAARSLLHREPASHIGHVITADHQTAGRGRLGRRWQAPPGAALMLTAIVDAARTSVDRLMLGACCAVAEAIEAVCEERMQVRWPNDVLLGDRKLAGILVEQCDAAALIGIGVNVTAAPRDLPATCLHDQGIAVDRLRLLDLLLDRLDFDVHHATDRQLQDAWRARSCLSGQRLTVESDGRRLTGRVIDIDPAAGLLMAVEHGPVVTLPAATTSIVHEPS, from the coding sequence ATGAAGACGCAGACGATGTGCGATGTGAAACTGCTGGCCCGGTTGCTTGAAGCGACGCGGGCGGTGCCGGTCGATGCGCTGGGGGCGAATCCGGCGGCGATCGAGTCGCTGCGGACGGGGGGGTGCGAGATTGATGTGCATCCGCATGAGGGCGTGCGGCTGATTCGGACGGGGCTGGGGTGTTGGGTGGACTACATCGAAGGGCGTCACGCGGACCGCCTCGGCCGGCGGCTGTTCGTGTACCGTGCGACGACCAGCACGCAGGACGCCGCCCGATCGCTGCTCCATCGCGAGCCCGCATCGCACATCGGCCACGTCATCACGGCGGACCATCAAACCGCCGGCCGCGGGCGACTGGGTCGGCGATGGCAGGCCCCGCCGGGCGCCGCCCTGATGTTGACGGCGATCGTCGATGCGGCTCGGACGAGCGTCGACCGCCTGATGCTCGGGGCTTGCTGCGCCGTCGCCGAGGCGATCGAGGCGGTGTGCGAAGAGCGCATGCAGGTGCGATGGCCCAATGACGTCTTGCTCGGCGACCGCAAGCTGGCGGGGATCCTCGTCGAGCAATGTGACGCCGCCGCCCTGATCGGGATTGGCGTCAATGTCACCGCCGCTCCGCGCGATCTGCCCGCCACGTGTTTGCATGACCAGGGCATCGCCGTCGATCGGCTCCGCCTGCTCGATTTGCTGCTCGACCGCCTCGATTTCGATGTGCATCATGCCACCGACCGCCAGCTTCAGGATGCCTGGCGGGCCCGCTCGTGCCTGTCGGGTCAGCGGTTGACGGTCGAATCGGACGGTCGCCGGCTGACGGGCCGCGTCATCGACATCGACCCGGCGGCGGGGCTTTTGATGGCGGTCGAGCACGGGCCGGTGGTGACGCTGCCGGCGGCGACGACTTCTATAGTGCACGAGCCGAGTTGA
- a CDS encoding threonylcarbamoyl-AMP synthase yields the protein MDHVDNDNMTAATLPCEAPAKRDKAVQRAAELLRRGGVVVFPTETVYGVGASVLNERALTRLRTIKQRPADQPFTVHLGNVRQIERYVDLATQPLLRRLARKTMPGPITFVVEVEEPVIEAKLAEWGLTSADRARLYHGNTIGLRCPDHPVAVALLSSIDEPIVASSANISGEPPPTDADHAAASLGREVDLILDGGIARYAKASTIVRLAGSKLQMLREGVYDQRYLEKLTKRWIVFVCSGNTCRSPMAEAIAREALSRRLDVDPAKLEDAGHHVTSAGAFALGGSPMTPEAEQALHRLGVPVGEHHSRPLTAAMIHQADVLYCMTESHRQAVLAIAPSAADKVHLLDPSGIAIEDPIGAGPDVYVDCARRLSKLIDARLDELDRVS from the coding sequence ATGGATCATGTGGATAATGACAACATGACTGCAGCGACGCTGCCTTGCGAGGCGCCGGCAAAACGCGACAAAGCCGTCCAGCGAGCCGCGGAGCTTCTGCGCCGCGGCGGCGTCGTCGTGTTCCCCACCGAAACGGTCTACGGCGTCGGCGCCAGCGTGCTCAACGAACGCGCCCTGACCCGCCTGCGCACCATCAAGCAGCGCCCCGCGGATCAACCGTTCACCGTGCATCTGGGCAACGTGCGGCAGATCGAACGCTACGTCGATCTCGCCACGCAGCCGCTCCTCCGCCGCCTCGCCCGCAAAACCATGCCCGGGCCCATCACCTTCGTCGTCGAAGTCGAAGAGCCCGTCATCGAAGCCAAGCTCGCGGAGTGGGGCCTGACCTCCGCCGACCGCGCCCGGCTTTATCATGGCAACACCATCGGCCTCCGCTGCCCCGATCATCCCGTCGCCGTCGCGCTGCTGTCCTCCATCGACGAACCCATCGTCGCCTCCAGCGCCAACATCTCCGGCGAGCCCCCGCCGACCGACGCCGATCACGCCGCCGCCTCGCTCGGCCGGGAAGTCGATCTCATCCTCGACGGCGGGATCGCCCGCTACGCCAAGGCGTCGACGATCGTCCGACTCGCCGGCTCGAAGCTCCAAATGCTCCGCGAAGGCGTCTACGACCAGCGCTATCTCGAAAAGCTCACCAAGCGATGGATCGTCTTCGTGTGCAGCGGCAATACCTGCCGAAGCCCCATGGCCGAAGCCATCGCGCGCGAAGCCCTTTCCCGCCGCCTCGACGTCGACCCCGCCAAGCTCGAAGACGCCGGTCATCATGTGACCAGCGCCGGCGCCTTCGCCCTGGGCGGTTCACCGATGACGCCCGAAGCCGAGCAGGCGCTTCATCGCCTCGGCGTCCCGGTCGGCGAGCATCATTCGCGCCCGCTGACCGCCGCGATGATTCACCAGGCCGATGTGCTGTACTGCATGACCGAATCGCATCGCCAGGCCGTGCTCGCCATCGCGCCCTCCGCCGCCGACAAGGTCCATCTGCTCGACCCCTCGGGCATCGCCATCGAAGACCCGATCGGCGCCGGGCCGGACGTGTATGTGGACTGCGCCCGGCGGCTCTCGAAGTTGATCGACGCACGTCTGGATGAGCTCGACCGGGTCTCGTAA
- the rpiB gene encoding ribose 5-phosphate isomerase B: MKITVSCDHRGTAIMDAVRRIITQAGHELVPVPYCDGASCDYPDMAYAACIEVAHGRADRGVLICGSGIGMSIAANKVKGIRAALVHDDIGAEMSRRHNDANVICLSADMLGLRLIEKCLHIWLTTDFEAGRHARRINKITAIENGGDPSSVTD; this comes from the coding sequence GTGAAGATCACCGTCAGTTGTGACCATCGCGGGACCGCCATCATGGACGCCGTCCGCCGCATCATCACGCAGGCCGGCCACGAGCTCGTCCCCGTCCCCTATTGCGACGGCGCGAGCTGCGACTACCCCGACATGGCCTACGCCGCCTGCATCGAAGTCGCCCACGGCCGGGCCGACCGCGGCGTGCTCATCTGCGGTTCGGGCATCGGCATGTCCATCGCCGCCAACAAAGTCAAAGGCATCCGCGCCGCCCTCGTTCACGACGACATCGGCGCCGAAATGAGCCGCCGACACAACGACGCCAACGTCATCTGCCTCTCCGCCGACATGCTCGGCCTCCGCCTCATCGAAAAATGCCTCCACATCTGGCTCACCACCGACTTCGAAGCCGGCCGCCACGCCCGCCGCATCAACAAAATCACCGCCATCGAAAACGGCGGCGACCCGTCCAGCGTGACGGATTGA
- the rlmN gene encoding 23S rRNA (adenine(2503)-C(2))-methyltransferase RlmN, with the protein MSNVMSEKPHFFNLDKAELEALLTSWSMPRFRAGQLLKWVYERGVIDPQQMTDFSKADRDKLTTSMTFTSLKIAQHQSASDGTQKLLLECGTGSAERGVQGKEGLAVLTPNSPLPTPHSTECVMIPSENASGSQRRTACISSQVGCPVGCRFCASGLGGLETNLTAGQIVEQIWKLSWELGARRAESSLPTPNSSLRITNVVFMGMGEPLSNFTNVTKAVRTLAAPWAFNISARKITISTVGLPAQIRRLADQLELPVTLALSLHAPNDDLRRELIPWAEYTTIDALIEATHYYFQQTGREITLEYILLRDTNDRPEHAQQLAALCKRLRCNVNLIRYNEVKGLPYGRPDSQDVHNFQQILRDRGVNVHIRASRGRDIAAACGQLRHEQKSTV; encoded by the coding sequence ATGAGCAACGTCATGTCCGAAAAACCCCACTTCTTCAACCTCGACAAGGCGGAGCTTGAGGCATTGCTCACGTCCTGGTCCATGCCGCGCTTCCGCGCGGGGCAACTGCTCAAGTGGGTCTACGAACGCGGCGTCATCGACCCGCAGCAGATGACCGACTTCTCCAAGGCCGACCGGGACAAGCTCACGACGTCGATGACCTTCACCAGCTTGAAAATCGCACAACATCAGTCCGCCAGCGACGGCACGCAAAAACTGCTTTTGGAGTGCGGAACGGGGAGTGCGGAGCGGGGAGTGCAAGGCAAAGAAGGGCTTGCGGTTCTCACTCCGAATTCCCCGCTCCCCACGCCCCACTCCACCGAATGCGTCATGATTCCCTCGGAAAACGCGAGCGGATCGCAACGCCGCACCGCATGCATCAGCTCGCAGGTCGGCTGCCCCGTCGGCTGCCGCTTCTGCGCGTCGGGCCTCGGCGGACTCGAAACGAATCTGACCGCAGGGCAGATTGTCGAACAGATCTGGAAACTGAGTTGGGAGTTGGGAGCGCGGCGTGCGGAGTCTTCACTCCCCACTCCGAACTCCTCACTCCGCATTACCAACGTCGTTTTCATGGGCATGGGCGAGCCGCTGAGCAATTTCACGAACGTCACCAAGGCCGTCCGCACGCTCGCCGCGCCGTGGGCTTTCAACATCTCGGCCCGCAAGATCACGATTTCGACGGTGGGCCTGCCCGCACAGATTCGCCGGCTCGCCGATCAGCTTGAGTTGCCCGTGACGCTCGCCCTGTCGCTGCACGCCCCGAACGACGATCTGCGGCGGGAGCTGATTCCGTGGGCCGAGTACACGACGATCGATGCGCTCATCGAAGCGACGCACTATTACTTCCAGCAGACCGGCCGGGAGATCACGCTCGAGTACATCCTGCTTCGCGACACCAACGACCGCCCCGAGCACGCCCAGCAGCTCGCCGCCCTGTGCAAACGCCTGCGGTGTAATGTGAACCTGATCCGCTACAACGAAGTGAAGGGCTTGCCGTACGGCCGGCCCGATTCGCAGGATGTGCACAATTTCCAGCAGATTCTGCGTGATCGCGGCGTCAACGTCCACATCCGCGCCAGCCGGGGCCGCGACATCGCCGCCGCCTGCGGCCAACTCCGCCACGAACAAAAATCCACTGTTTAG
- the ispH gene encoding 4-hydroxy-3-methylbut-2-enyl diphosphate reductase: protein MKILLANPRGFCAGVIMAIDTVEEALKIVGAPLYVYHEIVHNRHVVDHFINRGVTFVNTIDEVPPKSTVVFSAHGVSPAVRERAKERGCAMIDATCPLVTKVHMEAIRYARQGFNILLIGHAGHDEVVGTVGEAPGAISIVESPEDVHKLSFDDEDKLVYLTQTTLSMDDANVIIQAIKKRFPHVKAPPSEDICYATTNRQHAVRVLASEADLVIVVGSKNSSNSVRLTEIAENSGTRAVLVDDRSEIDPTWFAGVETLLLTAGASAPEHLVEEIVQMLVTDYGAEVDQRNVTEENMHFELPRSLRVLRQSATA, encoded by the coding sequence ATGAAGATTCTGCTTGCCAATCCGCGCGGGTTCTGCGCCGGCGTCATCATGGCCATCGACACCGTCGAAGAGGCCCTGAAAATCGTCGGCGCCCCGCTCTACGTCTATCACGAAATCGTCCATAACCGCCACGTCGTCGATCACTTCATCAACCGCGGCGTGACCTTCGTCAACACCATCGACGAAGTGCCCCCCAAGTCGACCGTCGTGTTCAGCGCGCATGGCGTCTCCCCCGCCGTGCGCGAACGCGCCAAGGAACGCGGGTGCGCCATGATCGACGCCACCTGCCCGCTCGTGACGAAAGTCCATATGGAAGCCATCCGCTATGCGCGACAGGGCTTCAACATTCTGCTCATCGGCCACGCCGGCCATGACGAAGTCGTCGGCACCGTCGGCGAAGCCCCCGGCGCGATCAGCATTGTCGAGAGCCCCGAAGACGTGCACAAGCTGAGCTTCGACGATGAGGACAAGCTCGTGTACCTGACGCAGACGACGCTGAGCATGGACGATGCGAACGTCATCATTCAGGCGATCAAGAAGCGCTTCCCGCATGTCAAAGCCCCGCCGTCGGAGGACATCTGCTACGCCACGACGAACCGCCAGCATGCCGTGCGCGTCCTCGCTTCCGAAGCCGACCTCGTCATCGTCGTCGGCTCCAAGAACAGCTCCAACTCCGTGCGACTCACCGAAATCGCCGAGAACTCCGGCACGCGCGCGGTGCTTGTCGATGACCGCAGCGAGATCGACCCGACGTGGTTCGCCGGCGTCGAAACCCTTCTGCTGACCGCCGGCGCCAGCGCGCCCGAACATCTCGTCGAAGAAATCGTCCAGATGCTCGTCACCGATTACGGCGCGGAAGTCGATCAGCGCAACGTCACCGAGGAAAACATGCACTTTGAACTGCCCCGCAGTCTCCGCGTTCTGCGCCAGAGCGCGACGGCGTAA
- the hpnC gene encoding squalene synthase HpnC: MASLVLQQLDRYGPEHCQTLSYAEASAYATRLVHEQYENFSVISAVVPARLRADFAHVYAFCRWADDLGDETGDPRKSLELLEWWRAELRACYAGRPRHPVYIALAKTIERHDIPAKPFDDLIDAFVQDQKVTRYRTWDQTVDYCTRSADPVGRLVLYLCGYRDEARQRLSDKTCTALQLINFWQDVRRDILDRDRIYIPADTLAKHYLTHQHIVDHVRGLKPLTIDQRSEFQRAMRELVERTKGLFAEGRALWPMLAADVRMSIQLFSLGGESIVRLVESQHYDTLDHRPSLSKGGKARLLMKVIAAKWFGGGV; encoded by the coding sequence ATGGCCTCGCTCGTTCTCCAACAACTCGACCGCTACGGCCCGGAGCACTGTCAGACGCTTTCCTACGCGGAGGCGTCGGCTTATGCCACGCGGCTCGTGCACGAACAATACGAGAATTTCAGCGTCATCAGCGCCGTCGTCCCCGCCCGGCTGCGTGCGGATTTCGCTCATGTGTATGCCTTCTGCCGCTGGGCCGACGACTTGGGCGACGAGACGGGCGACCCCCGCAAGTCGCTGGAACTGCTCGAATGGTGGCGCGCGGAACTGCGGGCCTGTTACGCCGGTCGCCCCCGGCACCCGGTGTACATCGCACTGGCGAAAACCATCGAGCGGCATGACATTCCGGCCAAGCCCTTCGATGATCTGATCGACGCCTTCGTGCAGGATCAGAAGGTCACGCGATACCGGACATGGGACCAGACGGTCGACTACTGCACGCGCAGCGCCGACCCGGTCGGGCGGCTGGTGCTCTACCTGTGCGGTTACCGTGATGAAGCGCGACAACGCCTATCCGACAAGACCTGCACCGCGCTTCAGCTCATCAATTTCTGGCAGGACGTCCGGCGCGACATTCTCGATCGCGACCGCATCTACATCCCCGCCGACACGCTGGCCAAGCATTATCTGACGCATCAACATATCGTCGATCACGTGCGCGGTCTCAAGCCGCTGACGATTGATCAACGCTCCGAATTCCAGCGGGCGATGCGCGAGCTTGTCGAACGGACGAAGGGGCTGTTCGCGGAGGGGCGTGCGCTTTGGCCGATGCTCGCGGCGGATGTGCGGATGAGTATTCAACTGTTCTCGCTCGGCGGCGAGTCGATCGTGCGGCTCGTCGAATCGCAGCACTACGACACGCTCGATCATCGCCCGTCGCTCTCCAAGGGCGGCAAGGCGCGGCTATTGATGAAAGTCATCGCGGCGAAATGGTTCGGAGGCGGCGTATGA
- a CDS encoding FAD-dependent oxidoreductase, protein MLDRPPRQVSADRPRRRHKMSGQTLVLGGGLAGMAAAVRLAQAGHAVTLIETSRRLGGRATSHIDPASGQQVDNCQHVLLGCCTNLLDLYRRLGVGDEVDWHDDLHFFDKQGHHDVLLASDLPAPLHLSESMMRFGTLTLAQKLAVGRAMLAMMLMSRDQRESLHHLTFSDWLRRHGQTEAVIERFWAVIVVSALNQMPETCGAPFAIQVFQEGFLAHRDAYRMGTAAVPLAQLYDPATRVIEDAGGKVMFGASAKRIVMQGDRIGAVELVDGQTIDIDDCISALPFDRLDKVAGDDLKQRDRRLDGLKHFKHSPILGIHLWFDRQVVPYPHMIFVDSPLQWIFNKGGVGSGECGVKAGERSLPFTPHSALPTPQYLHGVISAADAWIDLSAEAIIDMALRELSAYVSGDLRAALANAKVIKEKRATFSPTPGIEAHRPATCGDVANLFLAGDWTRTGWPATMEGAARSGYMAAAAVMGEAPVPAVADLTPAPLYKCIARVGRVMPRSSVASL, encoded by the coding sequence ATGCTGGATCGCCCTCCGCGCCAAGTATCTGCCGATCGGCCTCGGCGGAGGCACAAAATGAGCGGGCAGACGCTCGTACTGGGCGGCGGGCTGGCGGGCATGGCGGCGGCGGTGCGCCTCGCCCAGGCCGGTCACGCCGTCACGCTCATCGAAACCTCCCGCCGCCTCGGCGGGCGCGCGACGAGCCACATCGACCCCGCCTCCGGCCAGCAAGTCGACAACTGCCAGCACGTCCTGCTCGGCTGCTGCACGAATCTGCTCGATCTCTACCGCCGCCTCGGCGTCGGCGACGAAGTCGACTGGCATGACGACCTGCACTTTTTCGACAAGCAGGGCCATCACGATGTGCTGCTCGCCAGCGATCTGCCCGCCCCGCTGCACCTAAGCGAATCGATGATGCGCTTCGGCACGCTGACGCTCGCGCAGAAACTCGCCGTCGGCCGGGCGATGCTGGCGATGATGCTCATGTCGCGCGATCAGCGCGAGTCGCTCCACCATCTGACCTTCTCCGACTGGCTCCGTCGGCACGGGCAGACCGAGGCGGTGATCGAGCGGTTCTGGGCGGTGATCGTCGTCAGTGCGCTTAACCAGATGCCCGAAACCTGCGGCGCCCCGTTCGCCATTCAGGTGTTTCAGGAGGGTTTTTTAGCCCATCGCGATGCATATCGCATGGGCACCGCCGCCGTGCCGCTCGCGCAGCTTTACGATCCGGCGACGCGCGTCATTGAAGACGCCGGCGGCAAGGTCATGTTCGGCGCTTCGGCCAAGCGCATCGTCATGCAGGGCGATCGCATCGGCGCGGTCGAACTCGTTGATGGTCAGACGATCGACATCGACGACTGCATCAGCGCCCTGCCCTTCGACCGGCTCGACAAGGTGGCGGGCGACGATCTGAAACAACGCGACCGCCGCCTCGACGGGCTCAAGCATTTCAAACACAGTCCGATTCTGGGGATTCACCTTTGGTTCGATCGCCAGGTCGTGCCGTATCCGCACATGATCTTCGTCGATTCGCCGTTGCAGTGGATCTTCAATAAGGGTGGAGTGGGGAGTGGGGAATGCGGAGTGAAAGCCGGGGAGCGCTCATTGCCTTTCACTCCCCACTCCGCACTCCCCACTCCGCAATATCTTCATGGCGTCATCAGCGCCGCCGACGCGTGGATCGATCTGTCGGCGGAGGCGATCATCGACATGGCGCTACGTGAGCTGTCGGCTTACGTGAGCGGTGATCTGCGGGCGGCGCTGGCGAATGCGAAGGTCATCAAGGAGAAGCGCGCCACGTTCAGTCCGACGCCCGGTATCGAAGCGCACCGACCGGCGACGTGCGGCGACGTGGCGAATCTGTTTCTGGCCGGCGACTGGACCCGGACGGGTTGGCCCGCCACGATGGAGGGCGCGGCCCGGAGCGGGTACATGGCCGCCGCCGCCGTCATGGGCGAAGCGCCTGTGCCGGCTGTAGCGGATCTGACGCCGGCCCCGCTCTATAAGTGCATCGCCCGCGTCGGTCGGGTCATGCCCCGGTCAAGCGTCGCCTCGCTCTGA
- a CDS encoding dipeptidase has translation MLTQVLDHIRQDHDAAVARLCDLLRIQSVSTDPAFAPRCKEGAQWIAAQLAECGLDAVIHSTKGHPIVVGRYDEAGPDKSRVLFYGHYDVQPPDPLDKWTTPPFEPTVRDGKLFARGSSDDKGQVMCFIEALRGWKEAAGKPPINVTVLIEGEEECGSAHLDPFIASHKDLLAADIVVVSDTAMWDRGQPAITYALRGLLYFDVQLYGPNRDLHSGVYGGTIANPATQLVRVLGRLFDENNHVTIPGFYDDVVPLSQDERERWKKLDFTDEKWGKSIGVDALLGEKGFTTLERRWARPSCDVNGLYGGYMGEGAKTVIPSFAGAKVSFRLAANQNPDKIAAAFNTWLESQTPPGCRWRVRDYGHARPVITPTDSKYVAAAQRAVTTGCGKPPVLVREGATIPVVATFKTELGLDTLLIGFGLNDDNLHSPNEKFELDHFKMGCLTHAALLEELGR, from the coding sequence ATGCTCACCCAAGTACTCGATCACATCCGTCAGGATCACGACGCGGCGGTAGCCCGCCTGTGCGATCTTCTGCGCATTCAATCCGTTTCGACGGACCCCGCCTTCGCGCCGCGGTGCAAGGAGGGCGCCCAATGGATCGCCGCGCAGCTCGCCGAGTGCGGGCTCGATGCGGTGATTCATTCGACGAAGGGTCATCCGATCGTCGTCGGGCGATACGACGAGGCCGGGCCGGACAAGTCGCGGGTTTTGTTTTACGGTCATTACGATGTGCAGCCGCCGGACCCCTTGGACAAGTGGACGACGCCGCCGTTTGAGCCGACGGTGCGGGACGGGAAGTTGTTCGCGCGCGGGTCGAGCGATGACAAGGGTCAGGTGATGTGCTTCATCGAAGCCCTGCGCGGATGGAAGGAAGCGGCGGGCAAGCCGCCGATCAACGTCACCGTGCTCATCGAAGGCGAGGAAGAGTGCGGCAGCGCGCATCTGGATCCGTTCATCGCATCGCACAAGGACCTGCTCGCCGCCGACATCGTCGTCGTGTCGGACACGGCGATGTGGGACCGCGGTCAGCCGGCGATCACATACGCATTGCGCGGCCTGCTGTACTTCGACGTGCAGCTCTACGGGCCGAATCGCGATCTGCATTCGGGCGTTTACGGGGGCACCATCGCCAACCCGGCGACGCAGCTCGTCCGCGTGCTGGGCCGGCTCTTTGACGAGAACAATCACGTGACGATCCCCGGGTTTTACGATGACGTCGTCCCGCTCTCGCAGGACGAGCGTGAGCGATGGAAGAAGCTCGACTTCACGGATGAAAAATGGGGGAAGTCCATCGGCGTCGACGCGCTGCTCGGCGAGAAGGGCTTCACCACGCTCGAGCGCCGCTGGGCGCGCCCGAGTTGCGATGTGAACGGGCTCTACGGCGGATACATGGGCGAAGGGGCCAAGACCGTCATCCCCAGCTTCGCCGGCGCGAAGGTCAGCTTCCGTCTGGCGGCCAATCAGAACCCCGACAAAATCGCGGCGGCATTCAATACCTGGCTCGAGTCGCAGACGCCGCCGGGCTGCCGGTGGCGCGTGCGCGATTATGGTCATGCTCGTCCCGTCATCACTCCGACCGACTCCAAGTACGTCGCCGCCGCCCAGCGGGCCGTGACCACCGGCTGCGGCAAACCCCCCGTCCTCGTCCGCGAAGGCGCCACCATCCCCGTCGTCGCCACCTTCAAAACCGAACTCGGCCTCGACACCCTGCTCATCGGGTTCGGCCTCAACGATGACAACCTCCACTCGCCCAACGAGAAATTCGAACTCGACCACTTCAAAATGGGCTGCCTCACCCACGCCGCCCTGCTCGAAGAACTCGGCAGGTGA
- a CDS encoding DedA family protein — MLEYWIQTLGYPAIVLGAALEGETVVLIASFLAYRGYLSIEYVAIASFFGTFGADQMWFYLGRTHGPWLMQRWPNWKEKADRVRDWLHHHAAWVIIGFRFLYGLRTISPFVIGLMHFPPRRFVALNLLGSLIWTALCCTLGYLFGQVMTLILSDLRRYEWWVAGGVLAAGAIGWTIYFLFIRPKPTS; from the coding sequence ATGCTCGAATACTGGATTCAAACCCTGGGGTATCCTGCCATCGTGCTCGGGGCGGCGCTGGAAGGCGAGACGGTCGTGCTCATCGCCAGCTTCCTGGCCTATCGCGGCTACCTGTCGATCGAATACGTGGCGATCGCCTCGTTCTTCGGAACTTTCGGGGCGGATCAGATGTGGTTCTACTTGGGCCGGACGCATGGCCCGTGGCTCATGCAGCGCTGGCCCAACTGGAAGGAAAAAGCCGACCGGGTCCGCGACTGGCTCCATCACCATGCCGCGTGGGTCATTATCGGCTTCCGCTTTCTGTACGGTCTGCGCACGATCAGTCCGTTCGTCATCGGGCTCATGCATTTCCCGCCCCGCCGCTTCGTCGCGCTCAACCTGCTCGGGTCGCTCATCTGGACCGCCCTGTGCTGCACGCTCGGCTACCTGTTCGGACAGGTGATGACGCTCATCCTCTCCGACCTGCGCCGCTACGAATGGTGGGTCGCCGGCGGCGTGCTGGCGGCGGGGGCAATCGGGTGGACGATCTATTTTCTATTCATTCGGCCCAAACCCACGAGTTGA